In a single window of the Elaeis guineensis isolate ETL-2024a chromosome 4, EG11, whole genome shotgun sequence genome:
- the LOC105042698 gene encoding sugar transport protein MST3-like: MAGGAIVNNNGKAEYQGKMTLFVFLTCLVASSGGLIFGYDIGVSGGVTSMDSFLLKFFPSVYKEAKERVSTNQYCKFDSQLLTAFTSSLYLAALIASFVASTMTRMYGRRWSMFVSGVAVLVGSALNGLAEDVFLLILGRILLGVGVGFANQSVPVYLSEMAPARLRGMLNIGFQLMTTIGIFVANVVNYGTAKISGGWGWRVSLALGAAPALIITVGSLFLPDTPNSLIERGYKEKAKVVLSKIRGADDVHDEYDDLVVASEESKVVRHPWSNIRKRKYRPHLTMAILIPFFQQVTGVNAIMLYAPVLFKTIGFGNEASLMSAVIIGIVKVICTLVSIFTVDRLGRRVLFLQGGTQMIICQIVVGTLIGIKFGTAGHATTLSKDYASWVVVFICLYMAGFAWSWGPLGWLVPSEIFPLEIRSAGQSITVSVNMFVTFVNAQIFLTLFCHMKFGLFYFFSGWVTVMTIFVALFLPETKNMPIEEMILVWKKHWFWGRFIADDDVHVGNCGKNNGKP, translated from the exons ATGGCGGGAGGTGCAATCGTAAACAACAATGGAAAGGCAGAATACCAAGGGAAGATGACGCTCTTTGTTTTCCTCACCTGCCTTGTGGCCTCCTCTGGGGGACTCATCTTTGGTTATGACATCGGCGTTTCTG GGGGAGTGACGTCGATGGATTCATTTTTGCTAAAATTCTTCCCGTCAGTTTATAAGGAGGCGAAGGAGAGAGTAAGTACCAACCAATACTGCAAGTTTGACAGCCAGCTTCTCACTGCCTTTACATCATCTCTATATTTAGCAGCACTCATTGCTTCATTCGTTGCATCTACGATGACAAGAATGTATGGGAGGAGGTGGTCAATGTTTGTGAGTGGGGTTGCCGTTCTCGTGGGTTCTGCCCTTAATGGATTAGCAGAGGATGTGTTCCTTCTCATCCTTGGTCGCATCCTTCTTGGTGTTGGGGTAGGATTTGCAAATCAG TCAGTACCAGTGTATCTTTCCGAGATGGCACCTGCTAGGCTTCGGGGCATGCTCAACATTGGCTTTCAACTCATGACTACAATTGGGATATTTGTTGCCAATGTTGTCAACTATGGTACTGCTAAGATTAGTGGTGGGTGGGGTTGGCGAGTTAGCCTTGCGCTTGGTGCTGCTCCAGCTCTCATCATAACTGTTGGCTCACTATTTCTTCCTGACACCCCTAACTCCCTCATTGAGCGTGGCTATAAAGAGAAGGCTAAAGTTGTGCTATCCAAGATTCGTGGCGCTGATGATGTCCATGACGAGTATGATGATCTTGTAGTAGCTAGTGAGGAGTCCAAAGTTGTGAGACATCCCTGgtctaatataagaaagaggaaGTATCGACCACATCTCACCATGGCCATCCTCATTCCCTTCTTCCAACAGGTCACTGGCGTTAATGCTATCATGTTGTATGCTCCTGTTCTCTTCAAGACAATTGGTTTTGGCAATGAGGCCTCCCTCATGTCGGCTGTAATTATCGGTATAGTCAAAGTTATTTGTACATTAGTCTCCATCTTCACCGTCGACAGGCTCGGTAGGAGGGTGCTCTTTTTACAAGGTGGCACGCAAATGATCATATGTCAG ATTGTAGTGGGGACATTGATTGGGATCAAGTTCGGGACTGCGGGACATGCGACAACTCTATCCAAAGATTATGCTTCCTGGGTGGTGGTCTTCATTTGCCTTTACATGGCTGGGTTTGCATGGTCATGGGGCCCACTTGGATGGTTGGTCCCCAGTGAGATCTTCCCTCTGGAGATCCGGTCGGCCGGCCAAAGCATCACTGTCTCGGTCAATATGTTCGTTACCTTCGTCAATGCTCAAATATTCCTCACGCTCTTCTGCCACATGAAATTTGGCCTCTTCTACTTCTTCAGTGGGTGGGTGACCGTGATGACCATCTTTGTTGCCCTCTTCCTACCTGAGACCAAAAATATGCCAATTGAAGAGATGATCCTTGTGTGGAAGAAGCATTGGTTTTGGGGCAGGTTCATCGCTGATGACGATGTTCATGTTGGAAATTGTGGGAAGAACAATGGCAAACCATGA